The following proteins are encoded in a genomic region of Gimesia algae:
- a CDS encoding coiled-coil domain-containing protein yields the protein MNEIQQLVEEIQAILAEPARPQFETIDSLNRALMEMVNRMNGRLRRCDALLSQGLRTEAIQLAEQAPDVLTAISYLDFPEWDEWAGLVREDGLNAPPEPLIEIAAEINQSYTVASALEHHLNQHRVLALARAPLSKRLMVMRKIRRLDADNPIWQDDILVFEKQRFEQIRNEVQVAAQQGNADILATLEQELTSTPWQKSPSQKLVSRTVAAHKQSRMLKAEQELRTLEPKLTEAFAELDLEKARPLRSRWNALMQIAGPTANDSILEIQNLVQPALNWLEETDQTQAEDQAYEQAVFNLEQAITDQKPAEELQAQYHEATKAGRNLTPHLYQRYTDSLQHQETRSRRKFFLLVSGTLVSLLIVGLLLGYLIRKSNQDQQIAEHAATLHDLVQSGKLTRAQEYREQLKPQPWILESPEIQQHSARLDEALEQEQGRSKQFQAKLNQISSRIHPQMNWEEIAQVESAVPPVSQLAVTADEKVQLERLKLTLARERSDLQQQFDNQFKQDLNVFTNRIQSLPEEEMVAINNALTSLHELQQRNHISKSLKNDLPKLKVMLEDKQAIMRREEDLQRQYQNISRSIGDFDRYQKGLEEYILKFPETSHSNEFKKIIQKELPLWKKFVEWRQPTQEWEQIQIRELTPQAARKLLEKVNTLEAASKPLPVPVSIQQLRPAVTAITGRVGENQIPVYRPLLEILKGPLYSNLNLVLTQNNKRYYTLEVPDALGSRLLFKKFDNISLTRSDKFSIDRSEVIMPEKSPDQDWSSPQSRFTRSITAKVPEALNGAWESIFITLLQELYADEKMEPILKYQLLRSVLELGCKGSLPLKEVFADDLITLSAVNVDPAANWIDPDDPRALFARKQVTDKLKEFSSPLKKQAEIEKAFAKLEQIKPDDSYRWVGWISRNSKGKPVMRINVNHPPQDTGELMVIVPDAEPENVYQPVGTINKGKFHLNPPVSPEAATQIYKAGRAVFVKSK from the coding sequence ATGAATGAGATACAGCAACTGGTAGAAGAGATCCAGGCGATTCTGGCTGAGCCTGCGCGACCCCAGTTTGAGACAATTGATAGTCTGAACCGAGCGTTGATGGAAATGGTCAATCGCATGAACGGTCGCCTGCGGCGCTGTGATGCATTACTGAGCCAGGGACTGCGGACGGAAGCCATTCAACTGGCAGAGCAGGCCCCTGATGTGCTCACCGCGATTTCGTATCTGGATTTCCCTGAATGGGATGAATGGGCCGGACTGGTGCGCGAAGACGGGTTGAATGCCCCCCCTGAACCGCTGATAGAAATCGCGGCGGAAATCAACCAGTCTTACACCGTTGCATCAGCACTGGAACACCACCTCAATCAGCATCGGGTACTGGCATTGGCGCGGGCTCCCCTGTCAAAACGCCTGATGGTCATGCGAAAGATCAGAAGACTGGACGCCGACAATCCCATCTGGCAGGACGATATTCTGGTATTTGAAAAACAGCGATTCGAACAGATTCGTAATGAAGTTCAAGTGGCGGCGCAGCAGGGAAACGCAGACATCCTGGCGACTCTGGAACAGGAATTGACTTCCACTCCCTGGCAGAAGTCTCCTTCTCAGAAACTGGTATCCAGAACTGTCGCAGCTCACAAACAGAGCCGTATGCTGAAAGCAGAACAGGAACTACGTACACTCGAGCCGAAACTGACCGAAGCGTTTGCAGAACTGGACCTCGAAAAAGCGCGCCCCCTCAGAAGCCGCTGGAATGCTCTTATGCAGATCGCAGGCCCCACTGCAAATGATTCAATTCTGGAAATCCAAAATCTCGTGCAACCGGCGCTGAACTGGCTTGAGGAGACAGACCAGACCCAGGCAGAAGATCAGGCGTACGAACAGGCCGTTTTCAATCTGGAACAGGCGATTACAGACCAGAAACCTGCAGAAGAACTGCAGGCACAGTATCACGAAGCCACGAAAGCGGGACGAAACCTCACGCCGCATTTATATCAGCGTTATACAGACTCTCTGCAGCATCAGGAGACACGTTCACGCAGAAAGTTTTTCCTGCTGGTAAGCGGCACCCTTGTTTCTTTATTGATCGTAGGTCTGTTGCTGGGCTACCTGATTCGGAAGTCGAACCAGGATCAGCAGATTGCCGAGCATGCCGCCACTCTGCACGACCTGGTTCAATCCGGAAAATTGACCCGGGCACAAGAGTACCGAGAACAGTTAAAGCCCCAGCCCTGGATCCTGGAGAGCCCTGAAATCCAGCAGCACTCTGCCAGGCTGGACGAAGCACTGGAGCAGGAACAGGGAAGGAGCAAACAGTTTCAGGCAAAATTGAATCAGATCAGTTCGCGGATCCACCCCCAGATGAACTGGGAAGAAATTGCTCAGGTTGAGTCTGCTGTCCCCCCCGTCAGTCAATTGGCGGTCACTGCGGATGAAAAGGTCCAGCTGGAACGTTTAAAATTGACTCTCGCGCGGGAGCGGTCTGACTTGCAACAGCAGTTTGACAACCAGTTCAAACAGGATCTGAATGTTTTCACTAACCGGATTCAGTCTCTGCCAGAAGAGGAAATGGTCGCCATCAATAATGCACTGACCAGTCTGCATGAACTTCAACAGCGCAACCACATCTCAAAATCACTTAAAAATGATTTGCCCAAACTCAAAGTCATGCTGGAAGACAAACAGGCCATCATGCGGCGCGAAGAGGATCTGCAAAGGCAGTATCAGAACATCAGTCGCTCGATTGGTGATTTCGACCGGTATCAAAAAGGCCTGGAAGAATATATTCTCAAATTCCCTGAGACTTCACACAGCAATGAATTTAAAAAAATCATTCAAAAGGAACTGCCTCTCTGGAAAAAGTTCGTAGAATGGAGGCAGCCCACGCAGGAATGGGAACAGATTCAGATCAGAGAACTCACTCCACAGGCTGCCCGCAAACTGCTTGAAAAAGTCAACACTCTGGAAGCAGCTTCCAAACCGTTACCCGTACCCGTCTCAATTCAACAGCTGCGTCCTGCTGTCACTGCAATCACCGGCCGCGTGGGGGAAAACCAGATCCCCGTCTATCGCCCGCTGCTCGAAATCCTGAAGGGCCCCCTGTATTCAAATCTGAATCTGGTTCTGACTCAGAATAACAAGCGATATTATACCCTCGAAGTCCCTGATGCGCTGGGGAGCCGACTGCTGTTCAAGAAGTTCGATAACATCTCATTGACCCGATCAGACAAATTCTCGATTGACCGGTCTGAAGTTATCATGCCCGAAAAATCACCCGATCAGGACTGGTCCTCTCCGCAAAGCCGATTCACCAGAAGTATCACTGCAAAAGTTCCCGAAGCACTTAATGGCGCATGGGAATCGATTTTTATCACACTTCTCCAGGAACTGTATGCCGACGAAAAGATGGAACCCATCCTCAAGTATCAGCTGCTACGCAGCGTATTGGAACTTGGCTGTAAAGGTAGTCTGCCATTAAAGGAAGTCTTCGCGGATGACTTAATAACATTGTCAGCAGTGAATGTCGATCCTGCAGCCAACTGGATCGACCCGGATGATCCGCGTGCCCTCTTTGCCCGAAAGCAGGTCACCGATAAGCTGAAAGAATTCTCATCGCCTTTAAAAAAGCAGGCAGAGATCGAGAAAGCCTTTGCAAAGCTGGAGCAGATTAAACCCGATGACAGCTACCGGTGGGTTGGCTGGATCAGTCGCAATTCCAAAGGAAAACCCGTGATGCGTATTAACGTCAATCATCCCCCACAAGATACCGGCGAACTCATGGTTATTGTCCCCGATGCTGAACCGGAAAACGTTTATCAGCCAGTGGGTACCATCAATAAGGGAAAGTTCCACCTCAACCCCCCGGTCAGTCCGGAAGCGGCAACCCAGATCTACAAAGCAGGACGCGCTGTTTTTGTGAAATCGAAGTAG